A window of Luoshenia tenuis contains these coding sequences:
- a CDS encoding AI-2E family transporter: MRMRKPDPRYFKPALYLFVTAAALLLFQQGLSSLGNLWGALGQAAAGLWQGMLPLSCGMILAYILRPLASGLEKGCLRIFPGLEKKARALSLGLLYALIGGALALTAAYALPAVYANLIDAAACLPQDMAGLKAQLGGLLARVPLLSDPALTEGLLRALDEAAAGLTLNLSALAGQVAYHLMNGLGILMNLGLGVVVSFYLLAEREKLAAIAGRLTGLFLSRERQRHLHALVQEVDRAFGQYVTARLVETALLALVLMAGFSLSGLRFGALVGVLVAVLNLIPYIGSLIGGALVALVGLMDGTQVVLGGLCYLLVAQALDNYIILPRLFGNALGLSPALTLIAVLAGGGLFGIPGMILAVPVGAVAQVLVRRALSQRGHGPR; this comes from the coding sequence ATGCGGATGCGAAAGCCCGATCCACGGTACTTTAAACCGGCCCTCTATCTTTTCGTAACCGCGGCTGCCCTGCTGCTGTTTCAGCAGGGGCTTTCCTCCCTGGGGAACCTGTGGGGCGCGCTGGGGCAGGCGGCGGCCGGCCTGTGGCAGGGCATGCTGCCGCTCAGTTGCGGAATGATCCTGGCCTATATCCTGCGGCCGCTGGCCTCGGGGCTGGAAAAGGGCTGCCTTCGGATCTTCCCCGGGCTGGAGAAAAAGGCCCGCGCACTCTCGCTGGGGCTGCTGTACGCGCTGATCGGCGGGGCGCTGGCGCTGACGGCGGCGTACGCCCTGCCCGCTGTCTACGCCAATTTGATTGACGCGGCAGCCTGCCTGCCGCAGGATATGGCCGGGCTCAAAGCGCAGCTTGGCGGCCTGCTGGCCCGGGTGCCGCTGTTGAGCGACCCGGCGCTGACAGAGGGGCTGCTGCGCGCGCTGGACGAGGCGGCCGCGGGGCTGACCCTAAACCTGAGCGCGCTGGCGGGGCAGGTGGCCTACCATTTGATGAACGGGCTGGGCATTCTGATGAACCTGGGCCTGGGGGTGGTGGTGTCGTTTTACCTGCTGGCGGAGCGGGAAAAGCTAGCGGCCATCGCCGGCAGGCTGACCGGGCTGTTCCTCTCCCGGGAGCGGCAGCGGCATCTACACGCCCTGGTCCAGGAGGTGGACCGGGCCTTTGGCCAGTACGTTACCGCGCGCCTGGTGGAAACCGCGCTGTTGGCATTGGTATTGATGGCCGGTTTCTCCCTCTCCGGGCTGCGGTTCGGGGCGCTGGTGGGGGTGCTGGTGGCGGTGCTCAATCTCATCCCCTATATCGGCTCGCTGATCGGCGGGGCATTGGTGGCGCTGGTGGGGCTGATGGACGGTACGCAGGTGGTGCTGGGCGGCCTATGCTACCTTTTGGTGGCACAGGCGCTGGATAACTACATCATCCTGCCCCGGCTGTTCGGCAATGCGCTGGGCCTGAGTCCCGCGCTGACCCTGATCGCCGTGCTGGCGGGGGGCGGGCTGTTCGGCATCCCCGGCATGATCCTGGCCGTGCCGGTAGGGGCGGTGGCCCAGGTGCTGGTGCGCCGCGCCCTGTCCCAAAGGGGGCATGGCCCCCGTTAA